The following is a genomic window from Hymenobacter monticola.
TGTTGCAGTGCGCGTCCACGATGTCGGCCAGCCGCTCGGAGTAGCCGCCGCCCATGCTCACGGCCACCGGCAGGCCCCGCGCCCGGCACAAGCCCAGCACCAGTTCGTCGCGCTGCCGGCTGCCGGCCGCTGTCAGCGCCAGCTTGCCCAGCTTGTCGGTCGCCAGCACATCCACGCCGGCCTGGTAGAAGATGAAATCGGGTTGCACGCGCTTCACTAGCGGGTCCAGCGTGGCGGACAACAGCTTGAGGTACTCAACATCACCGGTGCCCAACGCCAGCGCCACATCCAGGTCCGACTGCTCTTTGCGCAACGGATAGTTAGCCCCCGCGTGCATCGAAAACGTGAACACGCGCGGCTCATCCCGAAAAATGCTGGCGGTGCCGTCGCCCTGATGCACGTCCAAATCCACTATCAGAATCTGGCGGGCCAGCCCGTGCGCCAGCAGGTGCGCGGCGGCAATGGCCTGGTCGTTGAGCACGCAAAAGCCCTCGCCCCGGTCGGCAAAGGCGTGGTGCGTACCGCCCGCCAGGTTCAGCCCGACGCCATCGCGCAGGGCCCGCAAGGCCGATTGCAGCGTGCCTGCGCTGCTGCTCAGCGAGCGGCGCACCAGCTGCGGGCTTTGCGGCAAGCCCAGGTTGCGCACCTCGCGGGCCGACAGCTGTAAGTCGCGCACCTTGTGCCAGTACTCGGCGGTGTGCACCCGCAGCACGTCTTCCTCGGCGCACAGCCCCGGCTCGTAAAAATCCTCGGGCGCCGCAATGCCCTGCCACATCAGCTGCTCCCGAATCAGGGCGTACTTGGCGATGGGGAAGCGGTGGTCGGCAGGTAGGTCGAGGGTGTAGTGGTCGGAAGTGGCAAGGCAGGGCATGTAGGCGTAATACCAGAAAGCACGAGTTAGGGTTCTTATTTGTGATTAAGCGAACGAAAATATTTATTGATAAAATCTGCTTAATTCGTTTGAATTCGCAGTTTGGAAAAATATTTAACAATTTATTTGAAAATAATTTGCTTGATAAAAATTAATTATAAACCTTTGTCGCACCAAAAGCAAACAACCATGTACCGCCACACATTCCTCACCAGCAATTCGGATAAGATGCAGTCAGAACGACTGCTTCCGCTCGGTACGTTTGCCTGATTTCACCTCTCTGCTGAAACCTGACACCGCCCGAGCCCGTAAGCTCGGGTTTTTTGTTGCTAGCCGGTTATCAACCGCTTACCTCATTCCATCCATGCGCAATATCCGCCCCAGTTACCTGCCCAAACAATTCCAGCTCCGGCCCAATGGCGGCTTGTTGGATGGGTGCGGCCGTGCTTTTCTTCTTTGTTGGAAACGCTGATAACTTCGGCGTAAACTTCCGCGAAATTGAAAAGCCCGGCCCTGAAAAGCCGGGCTTTTTCGTGTAATTAATTCCCAAATAAAATCTTGTTTTTATTTGAACGGAAGAGGTGCGTATAATTCAAATAGAATTAACGAATGCTTTCTGTTTAATTAATTGCTACTCGCTAATTCATCTGCAAATCTCTGCACTTCCACCTTTCTAATTCCTTTTTTCACCGTGCGTTTCTTAGCTCCACCCCCCGCATATCGGCCCCTTGCAGCGGGCCGGCTGCTCCAGCCAGCAGCCCATTGGTTGCGCCCTGCGCGAACCCGAAAACGGCTGAAATCGGGCCGCTCACTGCGGGCGCCCACTTCTCCATATCGAAAACCTAGCTAGGCACTGTCTGCGGGCAGGCCGCCGCTTTATGGCAAACCGTAACAAACCCCTTTCGGCGGAAGCTTACCGCCGGAAACAGGCCGGTGCCGCCCTCGCGCGGCACGTCGACTGGCGCAATTGGCCCCAGTCCAAGCAAGTAGAATACATGTTTTCCTTCGGCTCGCCGCACGCACTGTACGAAGAATTGGGCGTCGATTCGGCCCTGGCGCAGCTTTATGCAGCGTGCGTGGCAGGCCGCACCGGACCGGAGCAGGGCAGCGCGCTCGGCGCCTTGCGGGCGCTGGCAACCAAACGCACCGGCCTGCTGCACCGCCCCGAACTGGCCCCAAACGTGGCCGCGCTGGCCAGCCGCTACGCCAAGCGAGTGCGCGAAGTGGCCGACTGGAAACCCAGGAGCAACAACGTGTTCCGGCAACTGGCCAGCTTGGTTCGGCACTTGTTCGACCGATACGGCAACGCGCCGGACTGGCTGATTGAGTCCTGGACGCGGCCAACGCTGGCCCAGGACGGCGTGTCCCTGCCCGATTTGACTTTGCACCTCGGGCAGGGACACTCGCTGCGCAGCTTCCCTCGGCTGCCCGTGCCCATCAGCAAACGGCTGGAGCACGGCATGCGGGAAGCGCCCGCCGGTTGCACCTTCCGCGAAGCCCTGCGCTACGCCCAGCTCGCCGCCCGCGGCGCATTGGAGTGGTGGGGCGTGGTGATGGAGTCGCGCCTGGGCCGCGCGGCTTTGGTCGATGATGGCTTCTGGCTGAGCGTGGTGGACTTTTTCGTCGCTTCGCCCATGGTCGACCCGCGCCATTTTGGCCCCGTCTGCGACTGGATTCATCAGAAGCGCAGTGTCGGCATCGGGCCCGAGCCAGCCCAGCCGGGCTTCACCCTCAAGGGCCGCAGCATGGCCTCCGTGCTGGCCCAAACCGAGCAGTGGCACAATGGCCAAGCCCGGACGCGTCGCCAATCGGGAGGCGCTAATGTGGCCAGCAGCTGGCCGGGCCTGCCGGTGGATAATTTTCTGGACGGCCCGGTGCGCATCGAACAGCTCACCACCGGCGCGCAGCTGCAGAAAGAGGGCAACGCGCAGCGCAACTGCGTGGCCACCTACCTGCAATCGTGTCTGGCGGGCCGCTGCGGCATCTTTTCGCTGACCGTGGACGGCACCCGCGGCCTGACCATCGAGGTAAACGCCCACCGCACCGTGGTGCAGGTGCGCGGCCGCTACAACCGCTGGATGACGCCGCAGGAACACGCCTGGATAATCCAGTGGCTCAGCCAGTCCCGCCTGGTGCTGTCGAAGCACGTCGGCGTGGATTGGCAGGACTAATGCGGGAAATCTCACCCCCGGCCCCTCTCCCCAGGAGAGGGGAGCCTAACGATTTGTAGCGCGGACTTTTAGTCCGCGAGCCTCTGAATTTTTAAAAGACGCATTTCACTCGCGGACTAAAAGTCCGCGCTACATCACCCACGCCGCTGTGGCTCCCCTCTCCTGGGGAGAGGGGCTGGGGGTGAGGTTCCGCCGGCTGCACCAATAGAAAAATCAACTCAAAATCCTACCACTATGCGCTTCAACTTCTTCTCTCGAAATACCGCTCCGACGGTAAACCACGAAGGCGCACCCGCCTTCACGCTCACGCCGCAGGTGGAGCTGTACGCCGCCGTGGCCACCGCCGCGCTCAGCGACCAGTTCTATGAAAAAGCCGACACCCGGCTGGCGCGTTTGCGCGAGTTGGTGGCGAAGAACGAGCCGCGGTTCGTGGCGCAGTTGGCGGTGTATGCCCGTGAGAGCCTGAACCTGCGCTCGGTGCCGCTGGTGCTGTGCGTGGAGCTGGCCCGCCTGCACCGCGGCGACAGCCTCGTGAGCCGCCTGGTGGCCCGCGTGGTGCAGCGCCCCGATGAAATCACGGAATTGCTGGCCTTCTACGCCCAAGCCAACGGCCGGAGCGGGACCAAAATCCTCAACCGCCTCTCCAAGCAGCTGCAAAAAGGCCTGGCGCTCAGCTTCAACCGTTTCGATGGCTACCAGCTGGCCAAGTACGACCGCGACGGGGCGGTGCGCCTACGCGATGCCCTCTTCCTCGTTCACCCGAATGCGAAAGATGAGGCCCAGCAAGCCCTGTTCGACCAGTTGGTGCGCGGCGAATTGCCCACGCCCTACACTTGGGAAACCGAGCTGTCGGCGGTAGGGCAGGAGACCTTCGCCACCGAGGCGGACCAGCAAACGGCCGTCCGCCAGACCTGGGAAACGCTCATTGACAGCGGCAAGCTGGGTTACATGGCCTTGCTCCGTAACCTGCGCAACATCATAGAAGCCAACGTTTCGGCTGCGGTGATTGAAAAAGTGTGCGACACGCTGGCCGACCGGTTTGCGGTGGCGCGCAGCAGGCAGTTGCCGTTCCGCTTCCTGGCCGCTTACCGTGAGGTGAAAGCCTTGCCAAGCGGCCACGTGGCCGGCGTGCTGGCGGCCCTGGAAACGGCCATTGCACACAGCGCCGTGAACCTGCGCGGTTTCGGGCACGACACCCGCGTGGTGCTGGCCTGCGACGTGTCGGGCTCGATGCAACAGCCCATTTCGGCCCGCAGCAAAGTGCTGCTCTACGACGTGGGCCTGGTGCTGAGCATGTTGCTGCAAAGCCGCTGCCAGAACGTGGTTACCGGCATGTTCGGCAACATCTGGAAGCGCATCAGCCTGCCCCGCGGCCCGGTGCTGCGCAACGTGGACGAGCTCTACCAGCGCGAAGGCGAGGTGGGCTACGCCACCAACGGCCACTTGGTGGTAGAGGAGCTGTTGTTGCGCCGAGAAGTGGTGGACAAGGTGATGATTTTCACCGACTGCCAGCTCTGGAACAGCACCGGCGACGGCGGGGTGTTCGGCCGCATCTGGGCCGACTACCGCCGCACCGTGGCGCCCCACGCCCGCCTCTACCTCTTCGACCTGGCCGGGCACGGCACCGCCCCGCTGGAAGTGCGCCCCGAAACGGGCGTGGCCCTCCTCGCCGGCTGGTCCGACAAGGTGTTCGACGTGCTGAGCGCGCTGGACAACGGCGGCTCGGCGCTGACGGAAATCGAGAAAATTGAATTGTAAATAATACGCGGAACGGCCGGGCAATAAAGCGGAACCCCCGGCCGCCTCAGAAATAAAACCGGCGCCGTAGCTGCGCCCTACTTCGTCCTGAAAACACGCTAGAAGCTTAAGTGCTTCGCTGTGCCTTGGGCACAGTACCGTGGGTGCCGCGACAGTTGCCCGGTTTTAGCTGCCTCCGGTTGGGTGCCGTAGGCAGGCGCTACTTCGTGGTAAAGTTCTCGGTTGAAATACGTTTCATCTCGCGGGTTCGAATCCCGTTTCCGCTTCGGGCGGAAGACGAAAACATTGCGCCTGTCGCTTGTTGCCCCAACCTTTTTAGCTGCTGAAAAGCAGGTTAATAAACCCCGGGAATAATATTCTTCAACAATAAAGCGGCCGTTATTCCCGGGCCGCTGCCCACTAAGCTCTACCCTTTTGCCATGACGCCTAATACCATCAACCGCGACGTTCGCACCCGCATTGCCCTCAGCACGCTGGCCGCGCTGGAGCAGGGCGGCTACCAAACCGCCGCCGGCCAGCCGGTTTCCCTGGCGGCCAGCCAGAAAGCCGCCGAAACCGGCAGCCGCCTCTACCGCCCCGCCGATGCCGAAAGTCTCCTAAAGGAGTTCGACCAGCCCGGTGGCGCCCCGGCTGCAGTGCGCGTGTACCACGCCACCACGCTGGAGGCGGCGGCCGCTTTGGTAGCTGATGGCGGCCGGATGGGCTGCCTGAACTTCGCCTCGGCGCGCAACCCGGGCGGCGGTTTCCTGGGCGGCAGCCAGGCGCAGGAGGAAAGCCTGGCGCGGTCGTCAGGCCTGTACCCGTGCCTGCTGCAGTTCCGGGAGATGTACTCGTACAACGCCCGGCCCGACAGCACGGCCCTCTACAGCGACTACTTCAGCTATGCGCCGGGCGTGCCGGTGTTTCGCGGCGAAGCAGGGGAGTGGCTGCCCGAGCCGTTTCTATTGGACATCATCACGGCGCCGGCCGTGAACGCCGGGGCGCTGCAACGCAACAACCCGGAACTGCTGCCCGAACTGGTGCCCACCATGCGCCGGCGTACTCGCCTGGTGCTGGCCGCGGCCGCCCGCCACGGCATCGACCACCTGATTCTCGGGGCCTGGGGCTGCGGCGTGTTTGGCAACGACCCGGCCCAGATTGCCGAGCTGTTTGCCGAAGTGCTGGCCGAGCCCAACATCCGGGGCCGGTTCCGCCGGCTCGATTTTGCGGTGTTCGACCCGAAGCCGCCGCAAGCCACGCTGCAAACCTTCGAACGCATACTAAAACCACTTTTCTAACCGTTTAACCCTTAATTCTACTTGCCGACATGAGGAA
Proteins encoded in this region:
- a CDS encoding histone deacetylase family protein — encoded protein: MPCLATSDHYTLDLPADHRFPIAKYALIREQLMWQGIAAPEDFYEPGLCAEEDVLRVHTAEYWHKVRDLQLSAREVRNLGLPQSPQLVRRSLSSSAGTLQSALRALRDGVGLNLAGGTHHAFADRGEGFCVLNDQAIAAAHLLAHGLARQILIVDLDVHQGDGTASIFRDEPRVFTFSMHAGANYPLRKEQSDLDVALALGTGDVEYLKLLSATLDPLVKRVQPDFIFYQAGVDVLATDKLGKLALTAAGSRQRDELVLGLCRARGLPVAVSMGGGYSERLADIVDAHCNTFRVAFELWP
- a CDS encoding PcfJ domain-containing protein; this translates as MFSFGSPHALYEELGVDSALAQLYAACVAGRTGPEQGSALGALRALATKRTGLLHRPELAPNVAALASRYAKRVREVADWKPRSNNVFRQLASLVRHLFDRYGNAPDWLIESWTRPTLAQDGVSLPDLTLHLGQGHSLRSFPRLPVPISKRLEHGMREAPAGCTFREALRYAQLAARGALEWWGVVMESRLGRAALVDDGFWLSVVDFFVASPMVDPRHFGPVCDWIHQKRSVGIGPEPAQPGFTLKGRSMASVLAQTEQWHNGQARTRRQSGGANVASSWPGLPVDNFLDGPVRIEQLTTGAQLQKEGNAQRNCVATYLQSCLAGRCGIFSLTVDGTRGLTIEVNAHRTVVQVRGRYNRWMTPQEHAWIIQWLSQSRLVLSKHVGVDWQD
- a CDS encoding TROVE domain-containing protein; this translates as MRFNFFSRNTAPTVNHEGAPAFTLTPQVELYAAVATAALSDQFYEKADTRLARLRELVAKNEPRFVAQLAVYARESLNLRSVPLVLCVELARLHRGDSLVSRLVARVVQRPDEITELLAFYAQANGRSGTKILNRLSKQLQKGLALSFNRFDGYQLAKYDRDGAVRLRDALFLVHPNAKDEAQQALFDQLVRGELPTPYTWETELSAVGQETFATEADQQTAVRQTWETLIDSGKLGYMALLRNLRNIIEANVSAAVIEKVCDTLADRFAVARSRQLPFRFLAAYREVKALPSGHVAGVLAALETAIAHSAVNLRGFGHDTRVVLACDVSGSMQQPISARSKVLLYDVGLVLSMLLQSRCQNVVTGMFGNIWKRISLPRGPVLRNVDELYQREGEVGYATNGHLVVEELLLRREVVDKVMIFTDCQLWNSTGDGGVFGRIWADYRRTVAPHARLYLFDLAGHGTAPLEVRPETGVALLAGWSDKVFDVLSALDNGGSALTEIEKIEL
- a CDS encoding TIGR02452 family protein gives rise to the protein MTPNTINRDVRTRIALSTLAALEQGGYQTAAGQPVSLAASQKAAETGSRLYRPADAESLLKEFDQPGGAPAAVRVYHATTLEAAAALVADGGRMGCLNFASARNPGGGFLGGSQAQEESLARSSGLYPCLLQFREMYSYNARPDSTALYSDYFSYAPGVPVFRGEAGEWLPEPFLLDIITAPAVNAGALQRNNPELLPELVPTMRRRTRLVLAAAARHGIDHLILGAWGCGVFGNDPAQIAELFAEVLAEPNIRGRFRRLDFAVFDPKPPQATLQTFERILKPLF